Proteins encoded together in one Centropristis striata isolate RG_2023a ecotype Rhode Island chromosome 6, C.striata_1.0, whole genome shotgun sequence window:
- the si:dkey-29p10.4 gene encoding E3 ubiquitin/ISG15 ligase TRIM25 — translation MGAALDTPTCCPLCNELTREPVTLKCNHRFCQRCIGDLWSVAPNGPYHCPEFRCKTVYQTLPFDNKRSPTNSRWTQPRSTAGTSNNGDQNIIDSVLGRPSITSRLLGKRKASTPVSEQPDTKRSTVESSRVRFNVTETPITSFSNIQGKSPRERTETTTTSFSDKPGQSTSVETSETEVHPESTQSERSDGPSSSYNSDSETVPASDAAQDISIQQNQHKSEEVISRDDSDASNEVDICDAPTIATPMKDTQMTGIHASPAKPATPAKSDTFPGVSTPSKGNTPVHHVSKSPLTSPKHPADSRGFTSPICLFPGSQSKKASPVPCHYCPKTRFQSAVKTCLVCGASMCSEHLRPHLDSPVFQNHTLVPPMEDFSPWRCQEHQEMNRIYCRQCGVCVCTVCRVIGSHRDHFCISIREAETELRGNLKDEIKQLQETEQEVKNKLTEFTQKKETFKVVLSEARAGVQQQYGAIREALEQEEQSALQCVTKEEKRVLGGLEEKLSHLQSSLQSIQTGLHTLEGLADAKGDKLIQDQVFIMEYSKVAQLAGNMGSCMNQFEPPEEVDRARLKCLQMWTEKRLDTVVLTVPGHHRDLYRLLYGTIPFLDVDTAHPKLQLSDNNRSVTYSDAQQAYTEHEARFSSFPQVLASSSLERGRWYWEVNVSVDEGRWKVGLSEGQIERKGQKDNSRLGFNSYSWCLACDKKKVEALHNKVAVSVDAEGLQRVGVFLDFDGGILSFFNVTPGGSLALMHSYKHSFTDPLYPALSVSKTHLAICDLFQS, via the exons ATGGGAGCAGCTTTGGACACTCCAACGTGTTGTCCTCTGTGCAACGAGCTGACCCGGGAGCCCGTCACCCTAAAGTGTAACCACCGCTTCTGCCAGCGGTGTATCGGAGACTTGTGGAGCGTTGCCCCGAACGGGCCGTACCACTGTCCGGAGTTCAGGTGTAAAACAGTGTACCAGACTCTGCCGTTTGATAACAAACGGTCCCCGACCAACAGCCGTTGGACTCAGCCACGCAGCACCGCAG GCACATCCAATAATGGGGACCAAAATATAATTGACTCCGTACTGGGGAGGCCCTCAATCACCAGCCGACTTCTTGGGAAGAGAAAAGCCAGCACACCTGTATCAGAGCAACCTGATACAAAGCGATCAACTGTGGAGTCTTCCCGTGTGCGTTTTAATGTCACAGAAACTCCCATAACTTCCTTCTCAAATATACAGGGGAAGTCTCCCCGTGAGCGAACAGAGACTACCACCACTTCCTTCTCAGATAAACCTGGGCAGTCGACTAGTGTCGAGACATCCGAAACAGAAGTGCACCCAGAATCTACACAGTCTGAGCGTAGTGATGGCCCATCCTCCAGTTACAACTCTGACAGTGAGACGGTACCTGCAAGTGATGCAGCACAAGACATCTCAATCCAGCAGAACCAGCATAAATCGGAAGAAGTCATCTCACGTGATGACTCTGACGCATCCAATGAAGTAGATATATGTGATGCGCCTACTATTGCCACCCCCATGAAAGATACACAAATGACAGGAATCCATGCATCACCAGCAAAACCTGCCACACCTGCCAAGTCTGATACTTTTCCTGGAGTCTCAACTCCAAGTAAAGGTAATACTCCTGTACACCATGTCAGCAAGTCTCCCCTGACCTCCCCCAAACATCCTGCTGATTCTCGGGGATTCACAAGTCCTATCTGCCTCTTCCCGGGGTCACAGAGCAAAAAAGCCAGCCCTGTGCCCTGCCATTATTGCCCTAAAACTAGGTTTCAGTCTGCTGTGAAGACCTGTCTGGTGTGCGGTGCTTCCATGTGTTCAGAACACCTGCGTCCCCACCTGGACTCACCTGTCTTCCAGAATCACACCCTGGTTCCACCAATGGAGGATTTTTCTCCCTGGAGGTGCCAGGAGCACCAGGAGATGAACCGCATCTACTGTCGGCagtgtggggtgtgtgtgtgcaccgtGTGTAGAGTCATAGGCTCGCACCGGGACCACTTCTGCATCAGCATCAGGGAGGCAGAGACGGAGCTCAGA GGTAACCTAAAGGATGAAATCAAGCAACTGCAAGAGACTGAACAGGAAGTTAAGAACAAACTGACAGAATTCACACAAAAGAAAGAGACTTTCAAA GTGGTTCTCAGTGAGGCTCGAGCTGGGGTGCAGCAGCAGTATGGAGCCATCAGAGAGGccctggagcaggaggagcaatCAGCTCTTCAGTGTGTGacaaaggaggagaagagggttCTGGGGGGACTAGAGGAGAAACTCAGCCACCTCCAGAGCTCCCTGCAATCCATCCAGACAGGCCTCCATACCCTGGAGGGGCTGGCTGATGCCAAGGGAGACAAACTTATTCAGGATCAGGTCTTCATAATG GAATACAGCAAGGTAGCCCAACT TGCTGGTAACATGGGCAGCTGTATGAACCAGTTTGAGCCTCCAGAGGAAGTGGATCGGGCCCGGCTGAAATGTCTGCAGATGTGGACTGAGAAACGTCTAGACACAGTCGTCCTCACTGTGCCAGGCCATCACAGAGACCTCTACAGACTGCTCT ATGGTACCATCCCCTTCCTGGATGTAGATACAGCCCATCCCAAGCTGCAGCTGTCAGATAACAACAGGAGCGTGACTTACAGCGATGCCCAGCAGGCCTACACAGAGCACGAGGCTCGCTTCAGCTCCTTCCCACAGGTCCTGGCCTCCAGTTCCCTGGAGCGTGGTCGCTGGTACTGGGAGGTGAATGTGTCTGTGGATGAGGGTCGCTGGAAGGTCGGGCTGAGCGAGGGTCAGATAGAGAGAAAAGGCCAAAAGGACAACTCTCGTCTGGGCTTCAACTCGTACTCCTGGTGCCTGGCCTGTGACAAAAAGAAGGTGGAAGCTCTGCATAACAAGGTGGCAGTTTCTGTCGATGCAGAAGGGCTCCAGAGGGTAGGAGTTTTCCTCGACTTTGATGGGGGTATTTTATCATTCTTCAATGTTACACCAGGGGGCAGTCTAGCTTTAATGCATTCCTACAAGCACAGCTTTACCGACCCTCTGTATCCAGCCTTGTCTGTGTCTAAAACACACCTGGCCATCTGTGATCTGTTTCAGTCATAA